In one window of Stigmatopora argus isolate UIUO_Sarg chromosome 19, RoL_Sarg_1.0, whole genome shotgun sequence DNA:
- the crnkl1 gene encoding crooked neck-like protein 1, whose translation MASTAAGKQRIPKVAKVKNKAPAELQITAEQLLREAKERELELLPPPPKQKITDKEELNDYKLRKRKAFEDNIRKNRTIISNWIKYAQWEESLTEVQRARSIYERALDVDHRNVTLWLKYAEMEMKSRQVNHARNIWDRAITILPRVNQFWYKYTYMEETLGNVAGCRQAFERWMEWEPEEQAWHSYINFELRYKEVDKGRSIYERFVTVHPEVKNWIKYARFEEKHGYIAHSRKVFERAAEFFGEEHVDERLFVAFARFEETQKEFERVRVIYKYALDRIPKQQAQELFKNYTVFEKKFGDRRGIEDVIVNKRRFQYEEEVKANPHNYDAWFDYLRLVESDADPDTVREVYERAIANVPPIREKRHWRRYIYLWINYALYEELEAMDVDRTRQVYEACLDLIPHKKFTFAKIWLLSGQFEIRQKNLQRARKIMGTAIGKCPKNKLLKGYIELELQLREFDRCRTLYQKYLEFGPENCTTWIKFAELETILGDVDRARAIFELAISQPRLDMPEVLWKSYIDFEIEQEEFGNTRNLYKRLLQRTQHVKVWISYAKFELSLEGEERVRKCRQIFEEANKSLRSCPEKEERLMLLESWKDLEAQFGSDAAHQRVAKLLPEKVKKRRKVTAEDGSDAGWEEYYDYIFPEDAANQPNLKLLAMAKMWKKKQQQEPAPTARDDSDDETGGGGVPGKAAEDGDVSPEEPTGDENGDGGVPEKAAGDGEVPPEGQTYDDRDDSSSSGSEEGGDGQEKKEEAEKTTTTTAEEAVSL comes from the exons atggCTTCGACGGCAGCCGGCAAGCAACGAATCCCGAAAGTGGCGAAG GTGAAGAATAAAGCTCCGGCGGAGTTGCAAATCACCGCCGAGCAGCTGCTGAGGGAGGCCAAGGAGCGAGAATTGGAACttctgccgccgccgccaaaaCAAAAGATCACCGACAAGGAGGAACTCAACGACTACAAGCTGAGAAAGCGAAAG GCCTTCGAGGACAACATCCGAAAGAACCGCACTATCATCAGTAACTGGATTAAATACGCGCAATGGGAGGAAAGCTTGACAGAGGTCCAGAG GGCGCGCTCCATCTACGAGCGCGCGCTGGACGTGGACCACCGCAACGTGACCCTGTGGCTCAAGTACGCCGAGATGGAGATGAAGAGTCGGCAGGTCAACCACGCCCGCAACATCTGGGATCGGGCCATCACCATCTTGCCCCGCGTCAACCAGTTCTG GTACAAGTACACGTACATGGAGGAGACGCTGGGCAACGTGGCGGGCTGCCGTCAGGCCTTCGAGCGCTGGATGGAGTGGGAGCCCGAGGAGCAGGCCTGGCATTCCTACATCAACTTTGAGCTGCGCTACAAGGAGGTGGACAAAGGCCGCAGCATCTACGAGCGCTTCGTCACCGTTCACCCCGAGGTCAAGAACTGGATCAAGTACGCGCGCTTCGAGGAGAAGCACGGCTACATCGCGCACAGCCGCAAGGTCTTTGAGCGCGCCGCCGAGTTCTTTGGCGAGGAGCACGTGGACGAGCGCCTCTTTGTGGCCTTTGCGCGCTTTGAGGAGACGCAGAAGGAG TTTGAACGCGTGCGCGTCATCTACAAGTACGCCTTGGACCGCATCCCCAAGCAACAGGCCCAGGAGCTCTTCAAGAACTACACCGTCTTCGAGAAGAAGTTCGGAGACCGGCGGGGAATCGAGGACGTCATCGTCAACAAGAGGAGGTTCCAGTACGAGGAGGAAGTCAAG GCCAACCCGCACAACTACGACGCCTGGTTCGATTACCTGCGGCTGGTGGAGAGCGACGCCGATCCGGACACGGTGCGCGAGGTGTACGAGCGCGCCATCGCCAACGTGCCGCCCATCCGGGAAAAACGCCACTGGCGTCGCTACATCTACTTGTGGATCAACTACGCCCTCTACGAAGAACTGGAGGCCATG GACGTGGACAGGACAAGGCAGGTGTACGAGGCCTGCTTGGATCTGATTCCTCACAAAAAG TTCACCTTTGCCAAGATCTGGCTGCTGTCCGGTCAGTTTGAGATCAGACAGAAGAACCTGCAGCGCGCCCGGAAGATCATG GGCACGGCCATCGGCAAATGCCCCAAGAACAAACTCCTGAAGGGCTACATCGAACTGGAGCTCCAGCTGCGCGAGTTCGACCGCTGCCGCACGCTCTACCAGAAATATCTGGAGTTCGGACCGGAGAACTGCACCACCTGGATCAAGTTCGCCGAGCTGGAGACCATCCTGGGCGACGTGGACCGCGCCCGCGCCATCTTCGAGCTGGCCATCTCGCAGCCGCGCCTGGACATGCCCGAG GTTCTGTGGAAGTCCTACATCGACTTTGAGATCGAGCAGGAGGAGTTTGGCAACACCAGGAACCTTTACAAAAGGCTGCTGCAGCGGACCCAGCACGTCAAG GTTTGGATCAGCTATGCCAAGTTCGAGCTGTCGCTGGAAGGCGAGGAGCGCGTGCGCAAGTGCCGGCAGATCTTCGAGGAGGCCAACAAGAGCCTGAGGAGCTGCCCGGAGAAGGAGGAGCGCCTCATGCTGCTGGAATCCTGGAAAGACTTGGAGGCCCAGTTCGGCTCCGACGCCGCCCACCAGCGCGTGGCCAAGCTGCTGCCCGAGAAGGtcaagaagaggaggaaggtcACGGCCGAGGACGGG TCGGACGCAGGCTGGGAGGAATACTACGACTACATTTTCCCCGAGGACGCCGCCAACCAGCCTAATCTCAAGCTCCTGGCCATGGCCAAGATGTGGAAGAAGAAGCAGCAGCAGGAGCCGGCGCCCACCGCCCGGGACGACAGCGACGACGagaccggcggcggcggcgttccGGGAAAGGCCGCCGAGGACGGCGACGTTTCTCCGGAAGAGCCGACGGGTGACGAGAACGGCGACGGCGGCGTTCCGGAAAAGGCCGCCGGTGACGGCGAGGTTCCTCCGGAAGGCCAGACGTATGACGACCGAGAtgacagcagcagcagcggcaGTGAGGAGGGAGGGGATGGccaagaaaagaaggaagaagccgagaagaccaccaccaccaccgccgaaGAAGCGGtctcgctttaa